In Archocentrus centrarchus isolate MPI-CPG fArcCen1 chromosome 1, fArcCen1, whole genome shotgun sequence, the following proteins share a genomic window:
- the LOC115778801 gene encoding sialoadhesin-like, whose amino-acid sequence MSAENNFTLTINSLTETDANIYCCRETADKAVNCQQSGIHLYVAELQVKVIPATEGQTVTLMCSSSSCPLTENPAAYIWYKNREFLYEDWSPWYQELLSSEEAVTYSCAVKGYEHLRAPEVSVASLTPACFIVTSAKGRMCSSEQTSVDESCTITYPTGVLNEICWSLNYVHSRICALEGSSVNISSKYSHPEYEQIKSKCWYKVKRNAEEEAEQLHEDADNVEYDDSMKNQHILTLKHLKKDDSAEYRLTITTETEELTQSDVPGVILIVTELRVEMSPSAVVTEGQRVTLTCRTSCPLTHNTNYIWYFNSRPLTPRENQNKHLILDPVSRENTGSYSCAVETNKDISSAPKTLTVQSITGTWTPAAAGGSAALLVLILLTVFCWIRKKRTTSETPRREKSENKQQMNLDPMYENISAQSAEQDDHHYSRLHFSESHTADLYSTIEPLPAH is encoded by the exons ATGTCAGCAGAAAATAACTTCACTCTAACAATCAACAGTCTAACAGAGACTGATGCAAACATTTACTGCTGCAGAGAAACTGCTGACAAAGCAGTCAACTGTCAGCAAAGTGGAATTCATCTCTATGTTGCAG AGCTGCAGGTAAAGGTGATTCCtgccacagagggacagacagtaACACtgatgtgcagcagcagcagctgtcctcTGACTGAAAACCCTGCAGCCTACATCTGGTACAAGAACAGAGAGTTTCTCTATGAGGACTGGTCTCCCTGGTACCAAGAGCTGCTCAGCAGTGAGGAAGCAGTCACATACTCCTGTGCTGTCAAAGGCTACGAGCATCTCAGAGCCCCTGAAGtctctgtgg cttCTCTGACTCCAGCCTGTTTCATTGTGACCTCTGCTAAAGGGAGGATGTGTTCTTCTGAGCAGACATCAGTGGATGAGTCCTGCACCATCACATATCCCACAG GTGTTTTGAATGAGATCTGCTGGAGTTTGAATTATGTCCACAGCAGAATCTGCGCCCTGGAAGGATCTTCAGTGAACATCTCCAGTAAATACTCACATCCTGAGTACGAGCAGATAAAGTCTAAATGTTGGTACAAAgtaaagagaaatgctgaggaGGAAGCTGAACAGCTGCATGAGGATGCAGATAATGTGGAGTATGATGACAGCATGAAGAACCAACACATCCTCACATTAAAACACCTGAAGAAAGATGACTCAGCAGAATACAGGCTCACAATCACAACAGAAACTGAAGAACTGACACAGTCTGATGTTCCTGGAGTTATTCTGATTGTCACAG agctgAGAGTGGAGATGAGTCCTTCTGCAGTGGTGACAGAGGGTCAGAGAGTCACACTGACCTGCAGGACCAGCTGTCCTCTGACTCACAACACAAACTACATTTGGTACTTCAACAGTCGACCTCTGACCCCGAGAgagaaccaaaacaaacatctgatcCTAGACCCAGTCAGCAGGGAGAATACAGGAAGCtactcctgtgctgtggaaacCAACAAAGATATCAGCTCTGCTCCAAAGACTCTCACTGTCCAAAGTATCACAGGAACATGGacaccagcagctgcaggaggttCTGCAGCTCTCCTGGTTTTAATACTGCTCActgtcttctgctggatcag GAAAAAGAGGACCACCAGTGAGACTCCAAGAAGAGAAAAATCAGAGAACAAGCAGCAG ATGAATCTTGATCCCATGTATGAAAACATCTCCGCTCAGTCAGCAGAGCAGGATGATCATCACTATAGCAGACTGCACTTCAGTGAgagccacacagctgatctctaCTCCACCATCGAGCCACTGCCTGCTCACTGA
- the LOC115786960 gene encoding uncharacterized protein LOC115786960: MCSSSSCPLTENPAAYIWYKNREFLYEDWSPWYQELLSSEEAVTYSCAVKGYEHLRAPEVSVASLTPACFTVTSAKGRMCSSEQTSVDESCTITYPREIHIQRSPGAVNHSRLTCNSSCFLTDPLTSFVWYKNRKRTTEEKKQILVSDNSPDSFSCAVKGVEDVHSADVCVLNETCWSLNYVHSRICALEGSSVNISSKYSHPEYEQIKSKCWYKVKRNAEEEAEQLHEDADNVEYDDSMKNQHILTLKHLKKDDSAEYRLTITTENELKQSDVPGVILIVTELRVEMSPSAVVTEGQRVTLTCRTSCPLTHNTNYIWYFNSRPLTPRENQNKHLILGPSQQGEYRKLLLCCGNQQRYQLCSKDSHCPKYHRNMDTSSCRRFCSSPGFNTAHCLLLDQEKEDHQ, from the exons atgtgcagcagcagcagctgtcctcTGACTGAAAACCCTGCAGCCTACATCTGGTACAAGAACAGAGAGTTTCTCTATGAGGACTGGTCTCCCTGGTACCAAGAGCTGCTCAGCAGTGAGGAAGCAGTCACATACTCCTGTGCTGTCAAAGGCTACGAGCATCTCAGAGCCCCTGAAGtctctgtgg cttcTCTGACTCCAGCCTGCTTCACTGTGACCTCTGCTAAAGGGAGGATGTGTTCTTCTGAGCAGACATCAGTGGATGAGTCCTGCACCATCACATATCCCAGAG AAATTCATATCCAGAGATCTCCTGGTGCAGTAAATCACAGCAGACTGACctgtaacagcagctgttttctgaCTGACCCTCTGACGTCCTTTGTTTGGTAcaagaacagaaagagaacgacagaggagaaaaaacagattttagttTCTGACAATTCTCCAGACAGCTTCTCTTGTGCTGTAAAAGGTGTTGAGGATGTCCACTCTGCTGACGTCT GTGTTTTGAATGAGACCTGCTGGAGTCTGAATTATGTCCACAGCAGAATCTGCGCCCTGGAAGGATCTTCAGTGAACATCTCCAGTAAATACTCACATCCTGAGTACGAGCAGATAAAGTCTAAATGTTGGTACAAAgtaaagagaaatgctgaggaGGAAGCTGAACAGCTGCATGAGGATGCAGATAATGTGGAGTATGATGACAGCATGAAGAACCAACACATCCTCACATTAAAACACCTGAAGAAAGATGACTCAGCAGAATACAGGCTCACAATCACAAcagaaaatgaactgaaacagtCTGATGTTCCTGGAGTTATTCTGATTGTCACAG agctgAGAGTGGAGATGAGTCCTTCTGCAGTGGTGACAGAGGGTCAGAGAGTCACACTGACCTGCAGGACCAGCTGTCCTCTGACTCACAACACAAACTACATTTGGTACTTCAACAGTCGACCTCTGACCCCGAGAgagaaccaaaacaaacatctgatcCTGGGACCCAGTCAGCAGGGAGAATACAGGAAGCtactcctgtgctgtggaaacCAACAAAGATATCAGCTCTGCTCCAAAGACTCTCACTGTCCAAAGTATCACAGGAACATGGacaccagcagctgcaggaggttCTGCAGCTCTCCTGGTTTTAATACTGCTCActgtcttctgctggatcag GAAAAAGAGGACCACCAGTGA